The following proteins are encoded in a genomic region of Jaculus jaculus isolate mJacJac1 chromosome 21, mJacJac1.mat.Y.cur, whole genome shotgun sequence:
- the Casp14 gene encoding caspase-14, with translation MNDPQPLQEERYDMSGARLALTLCVTKAREGSEADLDALEQMFRQLRFESTVKRDPTAQQFLDELEKFQQLIDSWEEPVSCAFVVLMAHGEEGLLKGEDEKMVKLDDLFEMLNNKNCQALRAKPKVYIIQACRGEHRDLGEAVGRDEMVMVTKESPYTIPTYTDALHVYATVEGYIAYRHDVEGSCFIQTLTEVFMTRKGPILELLTEVTRRMAEAELMQEGKARKVNPEIQTTLRKRLYLQ, from the exons GAGAGGTATGACATGTCAGGAGCCCGCCTGGCCCTAACACTGTGTGTCACCAAAGCCCGGGAGGGTTCTGAGGCAGACCTGGATGCCCTGGAACAAATGTTCCGACAGCTGAGATTTGAAAGCACCGTGAAGCGGGATCCCACTGCCCAG caaTTCCTTGACGAGCTGGAAAAATTCCAGCAGCTCATAGACAGCTGGGAAGAGCCTGTCAGCTGCGCCTTTGTGGTGCTGATGGCGCACGGTGAGGAGGGTCTCCTCAAGGGAGAGGACGAGAAGATGGTGAAGCTGGACGACCTCTTCGAGATGTTGAACAACAAGAACTGCCAAGCTCTGAGAGCCAAGCCCAAGGTGTACATCATACAGGCCTGTCGAGGAG AGCACAGAGACCTTGGCGAAGCGGTCGGTAGGGACGAGATGGTGATGGTGACCAAGGAAAGCCCCTACACCATCCCAACGTACACAGATGCCCTCCATGTCTACGCCACGGTGGAGG GGTACATCGCTTACCGACATGACGTAGAAGGTTCCTGCTTCATCCAGACCCTGACGGAAGTGTTCATGACCAGGAAAGGGCCCATCCTGGAACTGCTGACAGAG GTGACCCGCCGAATGGCAGAAGCCGAGCTGATGCAGGAGGGGAAGGCCCGGAAAGTGAACCCTGAGATTCAAACCACGCTGAGAAAAAGGCTGTATCTCCAGTGA